The sequence ATGGCCGTGGGAGCGGTGCTCCTCGCGCTGGGCTGGCGGGGGCTGTCCGGCGGCGCGGCCGAGGAGCGCACCGCGATGCGGAGGCTGGAGGGGCTGGCCGCCTGGACCGAGTCGCTCCGCGACACCATCGCCGGAGCCGCCGGCCTGGAGCAGGCCATCCCCTCCTCGATCCGGGCCGCGGCCCCCATGCTCCGCCCGCACCTGCGCGCCCTGGTGGACCGCCTGCACACCCGGATGCCGCTGCCCGACGCGCTCCGGCTGTTCGCCGACGAGCTCGACGACCCCTCGGCCGACCTGGTCGTGGCCGCGCTGATCCTCAACTCCAAGCTGCGCGGCCCCGGCCTGCGCGACGTGCTCGGCGCGCTCGCCGTCTCGGCCCGGGAGGAGCTCGACATGCGCCGCCGGGTCGAGGCCGAGCGCCGCTCCACCCGGCGCAGCGTGCAGATCGTGGTCGGTACGGCCGTCGCCTTCGCCGTCGCGCTGGTGGTGTTCAACCCCTCCTACGTCGAGGAGTACGACAACACCCTCGGCCAGGCCGTGCTCGTGGTGGTCGCCGGGTTCTTCGGCGCCGGCTTCGCCTGGATGCGCCGCCTGGCCCACTTCGACAAGCCCGCCCGTCTGCTCGGGCTGCCCTCGGGAGGAGAGGTGCGCGATGACTGAGCCGCTGCTCGTGGGATCGGTGCTCGGACTGGGCCTCTTCCTGCTCATACGGGCGCTGTTCCCCGCCCGGCCGGGTCTGGTGACGCGGCTGCTGGCGCTGGACGCCGCCCGGGAGGGCACGACCGTCCCGCGCATGCAGCTCGTCCTGCCGGACGAGGAGGTCAGCGCCTTCCGGCGGAACCTGGGCGTACGGCTGGCGCGCTTCTACGCGGCCCGTGGGTGGGAGGCCCGCTCGGCCAAGGCGGACCTGGCGCTGCTCGGCAAGTCGTTCGAGGGGTTCCTGGCCACCAAGATGCTGCTGGCGGTGTCCGGGCTGCTGGCGTTCCCGCTGCTGCTCGGCTGGCTGGTGGTGATGGGGTGGGGCGTCTCGCCCACCATCCCGCTGTGGGTCGCCCTCGCCGCCGCCGGAGTCTTCTTCATCCTGCCCGACCTGCAGATCAAACGGGACGCGGCCCGGATGCGCCGTGACTTCCGGCACGTCGTCGGGGCCTTCCTGGACCTGGTCGCGATGAACCTGGCGGGCGGGCGCGGCGTGCCCGAGGCGCTGATGATGGCGGTCTCGGTGGGCAGTCCGGGCGCCGACGACGAGGGGGCCAACTGGGCGATGAACCGGATCCGCGAGGCGCTCGGCAACGCCAGGATCGTCGGCATCACCCCCTGGCAGGCCCTCGGGCAGCTCGGCGACGAGATCAACGTCGACGAGCTGCGCGACCTGTCCGCCGCGCTCGGGCTGGTCGCCGACGACGGCGCCAAGGTCCGCGCGTCCCTGACCGCCCGCGCCGCGACCCTGCGGCGTCGTGAGCTCGCCGAGGTGGAGGGGCAGGCGGGTGAGCGGTCCCAGTCGATGCTCGTCGCCCAGCTCCTGCTCTGCGCGGGCTTCGTGATCTTCCTGAGTTTTCCGGCCGCTATGAAGATGTTGGGGTCCTGACCATGCTGAACCATCCGTGGATCGTCTACACGACCGCCTTCCTGAGCGTGCGGATCGACAGGGCGCGCAACGCCCCGACCCGGGGGGCCTCGGCCGTCGAGTGGGTCATCATCACCGCCATCATCGCCGGGGTCGCCCTGGGGCTCGCCACGCTCATCCAGACCCTGGTCACGCAGAAGCAGGACGACATCTCCACCCAGTTCGGCAACAGCGGCGGCGGGGGCGGGGGCGGCGGAGGGGACCAGGGTGGCGGGGAGCCGTGACCGGGAGCGGGGCGCCGCCGTCATCGAACTCGCGATGATCATGCCGGTGGTGCTGGCCGTCATCCTGCTCGTCGTGCAGTTCGCCCTGTGGTTCCACGGTCGCCAGGTGGCCGACGCCGCCGCCCGGGAAGGGGCCCGCCTCGCCCGGGTCGACACCGACTCGTGGGAGAGCGACGCCAAGGAGCGGGCCGACGAGGTGCTCAAGGCCGTCGGCCCGAAGCTTCTCGACGGCGCCACCGTCACGGCATGGCAGGAGGGCGACCAGCGAGGCGTCGAGATCACCGCCACGGCGGTCCAGGTCGTCCCGCTGCTGCCGTCCATGACGTTCACCATCACCTCGCGCTTCGGCGGCCCTGTCGAGTGCTTCCGCCCCGACGACGGGAGTGAGGGATGCCCGTGATCTTCCCGGCCCCGTCCCGCCCGGGACGCGGACGCGAACTTCGGCATGACCGTCGACGCGGTCGCGGGTGCGCGCGGTGCGGCGGCGAGCGCGAGCCCGGTGGCGGGTGCGCGCGGCATGGCGGTGCACCCGGGCGCGGCGGTGGGAGGAGCGGCGGCGAGCGCGGGTCGCTGACGGCCGAGACGGTGCTGCTGGCCCCGGTCTTCCTGCTGTTCATGCTCTTCCTGGTCGGCGCGGGAAGGGTGGTGGAGGCCCAGGGCGAGGTCAACGGCGCGGCCAGGGACGCGGCCAGGGCGGCCTCGGTCGAGCGCACCCTGTCCGACGCCGAGGACGCCGCCGACAAGGCCGCCAAGGAGTCGCTGTCGGGTGAGTGCGAGCCCGAGGTGAGCCTGGCCGGCACCGAATGGAAGGAGGGCGCGCTGGTCAGGGTCGAGGTGACCTGCTCGCTGGACCTGGACTTCCTCGGTTTCGGCGCCGCCAAGGAGATGAAGGGCGACTCGGTGGTCCCGCTGGAGCAGTTCCGGAGGGTCGAATGAGCCCTTCCGGCGGGGAGGCGACCTCGCGGGTCCGCCGTGGCTCCGCGGCCCGGGAGCGGGGGTCGATGTCGGTCTTCACGGTGATCTTCTCGGTGGCGGTCTTCCTGCTGGCCGGGCTCCTGGTCGACGGCGGGGCCGCCATCAACTCCCGCCTGCGGGCCGCCGACATCGCCGAGCAGGCGGCCCGGGCGGCCGCCGACCAGATCGACGTCGAACACCTCCGCTCCACCGGCCAGGCCCGCCTGATGGAGGAGGGCACGATCTGCGCCAAGGCCGAGGAGGTCGTCTCCGCCCACGCCACCGACGACGTCCAGCTCGCCGAGTGCACGGCCGGCGGCGGACAGGCCGAGGTCACCGTGCGGGTCTCGGTGTCGTGGGAGGCCTTCTTCCTGGCCGCCTTCGGCTTCCCCGGCTCCGAGATGGAGGCCGAGGCCACCGCCGGTCCTGACACGGGGGAGGACGTCTGATGGCCCGGTACGGCCGGGCGGTCCCGGCAGGCGGGAGGGGCCGCGCCGAATGTCCTAGACCAATTGCCGCGAACCACTGGCTGAGCGGGTGACGGACGACGAATCTGAACGAGGAGGGAGACGCATGCCCACGCGACAGCCCATGCGCATCAGGCCCAGGCGCACCGCGGGTGACCTGTTCGCCGGACTCGGCGCGCTGGTCGTGCTGGCCGCGCTCCTCGGCGGGGTCCCCTACGCCCTGCTCAGGCTGGCCGGGCCGCCGCTC comes from Streptosporangium roseum DSM 43021 and encodes:
- a CDS encoding pilus assembly protein TadG-related protein, with translation MSPSGGEATSRVRRGSAARERGSMSVFTVIFSVAVFLLAGLLVDGGAAINSRLRAADIAEQAARAAADQIDVEHLRSTGQARLMEEGTICAKAEEVVSAHATDDVQLAECTAGGGQAEVTVRVSVSWEAFFLAAFGFPGSEMEAEATAGPDTGEDV
- a CDS encoding TadE/TadG family type IV pilus assembly protein, with translation MAGSRDRERGAAVIELAMIMPVVLAVILLVVQFALWFHGRQVADAAAREGARLARVDTDSWESDAKERADEVLKAVGPKLLDGATVTAWQEGDQRGVEITATAVQVVPLLPSMTFTITSRFGGPVECFRPDDGSEGCP
- a CDS encoding TadE/TadG family type IV pilus assembly protein, with the translated sequence MPVIFPAPSRPGRGRELRHDRRRGRGCARCGGEREPGGGCARHGGAPGRGGGRSGGERGSLTAETVLLAPVFLLFMLFLVGAGRVVEAQGEVNGAARDAARAASVERTLSDAEDAADKAAKESLSGECEPEVSLAGTEWKEGALVRVEVTCSLDLDFLGFGAAKEMKGDSVVPLEQFRRVE
- a CDS encoding type II secretion system F family protein, which encodes MIPVPPGLLDPLALLAGAAVGAGLFLFGLALYGTRPRPSTPGKKAGRRELIRALSTRSAVGAIAGVLVLVVTGWPVMAVGAVLLALGWRGLSGGAAEERTAMRRLEGLAAWTESLRDTIAGAAGLEQAIPSSIRAAAPMLRPHLRALVDRLHTRMPLPDALRLFADELDDPSADLVVAALILNSKLRGPGLRDVLGALAVSAREELDMRRRVEAERRSTRRSVQIVVGTAVAFAVALVVFNPSYVEEYDNTLGQAVLVVVAGFFGAGFAWMRRLAHFDKPARLLGLPSGGEVRDD
- a CDS encoding type II secretion system F family protein, translated to MTEPLLVGSVLGLGLFLLIRALFPARPGLVTRLLALDAAREGTTVPRMQLVLPDEEVSAFRRNLGVRLARFYAARGWEARSAKADLALLGKSFEGFLATKMLLAVSGLLAFPLLLGWLVVMGWGVSPTIPLWVALAAAGVFFILPDLQIKRDAARMRRDFRHVVGAFLDLVAMNLAGGRGVPEALMMAVSVGSPGADDEGANWAMNRIREALGNARIVGITPWQALGQLGDEINVDELRDLSAALGLVADDGAKVRASLTARAATLRRRELAEVEGQAGERSQSMLVAQLLLCAGFVIFLSFPAAMKMLGS
- a CDS encoding Flp family type IVb pilin; the protein is MLNHPWIVYTTAFLSVRIDRARNAPTRGASAVEWVIITAIIAGVALGLATLIQTLVTQKQDDISTQFGNSGGGGGGGGGDQGGGEP